The genomic stretch AAGTTGTCAAAAACTGGCCAGTTAATCTTTTGACGTCACTTCCTAGCACGTAAACACAAAATCGGTGcaggtttaaaaaaatcagaataaCTCCCACGTCAAAACGTGTAAAATAAACacgcagaaaaaaattatttatggcaacactaaaaataaaactggCTTCATATTTTCGACTAAACTAGTGTTAACTTTGCTGTCCcgccttcttcttcttcttcttcttctactgACGAACGCATGACGACAtctgtttatttatttgatgACCTAATAACATGGGTAATAAGGTCTGGTTTTGAGAGAGTTATAGATCTTACAAAGATAGAAGGGAGGTAAGAAGGTAACATAAAACACCAAAgtccattctcgtccccagagcagATTAAAACCTCGAAACTTTTgagaagagctctggggacgagaatgaccAAAGTCTACTTTACTGcttcaacattttttaacatctaagttttcaaacatcttcaaaaaatttcattttttataaactttgtacaatttttccataaatatatacatatatagtaACTTAAAGGCTGCGAAACAAGTGTTTTGAGTGTCTTACATGAAAAGTGGAGATTAACTAGTGCAATATGAAAGCTTCCTTAACTTGAGAAAATTTAAACGGAAAATTCTTTAATCCTAACGTAAATAAGTATACaagtataaataaatgaatacgtCAACATGACGATGTATAAACGgtataaaaagacaaaaaaaattattagaattTTACAAGTGCAAGAAGGAGGAATTGCTATCGGAAATACGGTAAGATTGTTTAAAATACGAAATATGTTTGTTATACATTCTACCTAAATTTATTCTACCAAAATGGTAGCGGAGGTAgggagacgcacgcaatgccgTAATAAAAAGGGTTGAcgaatccgtggatttttccacggggcaCCGACTGCCTAAAccacaaaagaaaaagaagaaaaatctaaataaaaaagaaggaaatttaaccactaaaactgAGACTATTCATACAATGTTTTGATACAAAACTTTCTTGTGGTTTTGCATGGCGTAGTCAATGTTATAAAACACAACTCATGATTCTGAAGCATTTGGTTTGTTCAAAAGCCTGCTTTAATTGGTACGTCTTTAAAAGAAACTAAATAGTGAAAAAGGTCCATGTAAAAATCCGCTTAAGGGAGACAATTTTTAATGACGTGTTTTCCTTTTGTACGAGACCTTAGTTTTTATCCGCTGTTGAACCAACAGTcaggaaaatatcaaaaagcatAGCACTTGTAAACAAAACCTGCTCacctaaaaaagatttttatcctGAACGTACCTTTCACTGACTGTGTTTTATGAACATGAATGAATATTTTGGTAAGGCTTGAGTGCACGTAACAAGGGTTGCGCATAATTTTGGTATTTTATAGTAGCTGTCAACCAGATATAAAACATATCAAACAAGAAAACTTGGCATCGgcaaaaaattgctgacatgATATGTTATTTGCCTGCCTGCTTTGCCAACACGTTGGCTTTCGCGTCAGCAATTGTCGAGTGTCGTGAATTAGAAAGACTGTTAAAACATTGTATGTAGTCCTCAACTTGCACGGTTTACGCTTAAGTTACTTCATCAGAAGCTATAAAAACTACCATTGTGAtttgtagaaaaaaataataagatcaGTGTGATGtggcaaaaatttaataaaatttaactaCCTCAAGCTAATCAATTTTCGCGAGAGCTTATTTTCGCGAGAgattgttttgaaaataaaatttaattttcgcgagaactaatttttgcgaaGTTGACAAAGCCTAatatttcgcgagaattaaattCCACGAATTTCGCGAAAAAAGGATTTAATGACAGGATTTGTTTCTCAATTCAAGCCGATTTCTAAGGGCTTTTATGTAGAAAATATGAAATCAAGAGTGCTGAAGTTAAaggtaaatttaaataaataaatagtgtaaatcattctttaaaaattcgcaaaaaatatttttccgcgAAATTTATTTTCCTTAATGTACGTTTCTGCTCTCACCAGTCAAAACAACATACTCTTGTTCTGTAGGAAATGTCTGTGCTCACCTTTGGGTGGTATTGAACTTTCGAGTTAGTAGAGAGTTTTCGAGTAGCAGCAGTGTCTTTCGAGTTGCAAGAAAACATTCACGTTAATTTTTTCACTTTCCAGTCCGTTGCTTTAATCCTTGTGTTTGCTTTGTCAACAGAAACTGTCAACTCATCAATCTGCTTGATTTGAGCATCCTGCTCGATACTAATGTTCTCAGCAAGAGTTTTGATATTATTCAAGACTGCAGATAATTCTCTAGCGTCTTCATCACTGACTGGCTTCTGTTTGTCACGTGTTGATGAGAGGTTTTGCTGTTGACCAGTTTGAAGCAGTACGGCTTTATTTGTGTCTAAATACAGAAAcggaaaacaaatttaaatttgagaGCGCAAACTTTCGTTGACAGAATTGATTCTGCGAGTTTTGCGAATCACAGGCTTTTttagcaaaagtttattttcacAACATATTTCGCTTtccttcattcgcgaaagttctATGTACAACATCATCTTtcagtcttttaaagatttcTTTCGAGATGTTTGACGAATCCATATGTATAGAAATTAGAAATGACCGAGTCTTTAAATCATACTCGGAAATTTTCTTTCATTAATTAAGGTTTATTCGACATCCAATGGATTCTTCTTTTTGGAAATCTTAAAATTCCGTAAATTTTTCAACTTGCGAAAGGACCTAATCATGTGTAGCAATTATTGCTTTAGTGAAAATTAAATCTCGGCAAAATTTTCGCTTCGTGAATTTGGTACTCCGAAAGTAAGCAAATGTTAGGTTTTTTCTGCGTTAGTGAAAGTAACATCACGTAAATAAAGTAGAATAAAAGACATTTGTCTAggaattcctttttttaattttttttttaattttgatttttttttgagatatagGTCTTCAAAGTTCCGCTAAATATACGAGGACGTCATTAACTATCTCTAAACATGTAATTGCGGTTAGCAAACATAATTATAgtgaataaatatttaaaatttatgaaaaatgttcaaaacgcaCACTGGATggtcaaaaacaattttaacccTACATGCCTTACTCAGAGCTAATTCATGACGTCTAGCAAAATTAGTGGAACTCTAGTCCAAAATCTTAGAACCactcaagattttttttaaataataaacaaatttccagACAACAAATTCCTATACAACAAGCTCtttcaaataaaattaactTGCTTTTTCGAGGAAGAAAAGCTTTaaaatttctcaattttttcGCTTTGGCGCGACGCCAAAACCagcaaattatttattattcgcAAACAATAACTCGCAAAAAATTTACTATTATTATATTGATAATCGGAAGTTTTTTTCTGAATGATTATGTTACCTATTTCTTTCGAAGCAATAGAGCTTTTGTTAATTAACATTTCATCCAAATCAGTATCCTGCTCAATTGGAGGATCATCATAATAGAATTCACATTTATAAACCTTTTctaaagttttcaaaatcatCGGCGTTTTTTTGGAGGTGATATGTACAACAGTGTCATAGCTACCAATGCAATGTCTAACGAAGCTCACATCCCAAGGTGAATGAACGTTGATCTCTGATATCTGcttaattataaaattaaaaagaatttctgAATTAGATCCTAAAATTTCCAGATTTTCCTTTCTTAGCACAAGATGACCCTTCGTGTGATTTTCATTTGACTTTTCACTGATTAAAACAGGATATTCAATACTGTCCGTTGAAATAGGACTTTCAATTCTTGCAGGTAACGCATTTGTCTTCTTCATGGGCAATTTTAATCTCCACGCGCCAAACCACGAGTCAATGTCTGATGTTAGTCTTTCAGCGACAGTGATATCGTTGTGGATCATATTCATGTTATGAGATGTGCGAGATATTTGTTGGCCTTGCGCATGCAACGTCTGTGCAGCGCCCATAAGAGTATTCTGCGTGTCATACACAATTTGCAGCAATTCCTGAttcctaaaaaacaaaatacttaCATAAGTTTTATggtatgtttaaaaaaaagtagaTGTTTGTCCGTGGGgaaattcacaaaaaattttttggtcgCTGCTatctttttacattattttatgtTCGGTTGTTTCGTCAGTACCAAGCTACAACGGTCGTTTATTATCTTTTTGTGATCTGGAAGTTTTATAAAGCTAGATTTGTATTTGCTCACAAGAAGTTCCAACATGCTAAAATTCCTTtcaaaaaaactaaataaatcaaaaatagatgtttttatacatttttacgTTTCATTTAGGTGGAACTTTCGTAGAACGTCGTAGAACTTCCTGCTGAAAcaatgatttatttgtgaatatAATAGGTGTTAGTACCTTTTGTACCATCCAACAGGGTAGTTTCTGTCACCAACACTCAAAAACGTATGAATTACGTAACGCTACGCTAGACTGGTACCCTTCCATGCATTACTAATCTCTGAAATAAATACTGCGACAAAAAAGAAGCGCATTTTGTAGTTCTATCGACCAAAGCCGTAGAACAAC from Hydractinia symbiolongicarpus strain clone_291-10 chromosome 12, HSymV2.1, whole genome shotgun sequence encodes the following:
- the LOC130621215 gene encoding uncharacterized protein LOC130621215 gives rise to the protein MPSIYTWPCCHYLNDKRIWLYGQLKLFASGLLFIEDTKNVISEEPKKLHVSFLHIVEIKKSRSTLLYGCIVVKINEENLWFSSFQQRENVFNILEHFWKEQLFSEETTDKKFSCYDLQLLNNCTYLILNNKIEPLFAPYSQNSIMTQQFILVIKPANHVYSFINPQNLLSIKFKIKTKQWDSTTIGILNIVARLQPIFISENVVQINIFSQLEIFICVDTFAHNILVQIGAIRICSTALVDRTTKCASFLSQYLFQRLVMHGRHKTYVSILFFRNQELLQIVYDTQNTLMGAAQTLHAQGQQISRTSHNMNMIHNDITVAERLTSDIDSWFGAWRLKLPMKKTNALPARIESPISTDSIEYPVLISEKSNENHTKGHLVLRKENLEILGSNSEILFNFIIKQISEINVHSPWDVSFVRHCIGSYDTVVHITSKKTPMILKTLEKVYKCEFYYDDPPIEQDTDLDEMLINKSSIASKEIDTNKAVLLQTGQQQNLSSTRDKQKPVSDEDARELSAVLNNIKTLAENISIEQDAQIKQIDELTVSVDKANTRIKATDWKVKKLT